Proteins from one Juglans microcarpa x Juglans regia isolate MS1-56 chromosome 6S, Jm3101_v1.0, whole genome shotgun sequence genomic window:
- the LOC121237933 gene encoding pentatricopeptide repeat-containing protein At3g48250, chloroplastic-like: MNRAKASLTSLRLLSPLLSIGSPATRPLASQVIHFSRSISDPSFYISHFLCTHQKLFFSSKPNTVVDHVLANDWSDEFERELEKLNQPLTHETVIYVLKKKLDKDPEKASGFFNWVCEKTGFRPSYSVYSVMLRILVNKRSMKQFWITLRKMKEHGFYVDKDTYLRILGQLKKAKMPGDAAALSHFYSSMRVENARENFVKTVVHIVLESEWSDEVELELGELKILFCDNFMIRILKELRNYPSKALKFFHWAGQCNGYEHNTMSYNAIARVLGREDSIELFWSVVEEMKNVGHEMDFNTYIKISRQFQKNKMMEDAVKLYEFMMDGPFKPLVQDCGILLRSISAGDNPNLDLVFRVAKNYESTGHTLSKAVYDGIHRSLTKAGRFDEAENIMKVMRNAGYPPDNITYSQVVFGLCKAGRFEEACKVLDEMEAQGCLPDIKTRTILIQGLCAANEVEKALMCLAKMMERNYDVDADLLDVILNGFLTQKRIDGAYKWLVGMVNKSRVRPWQATYKNMIEKLFSVKKLEEALNLLHLMKKQNYPPFPEPFVQYISKFGTVENAVEYLKALSVKEYPSSSAYLHVFKSFFQEGRHSDAKDLLFKCPHHIRMHGEITELFGSTGNDNTTSGPLYYEECAQS, encoded by the coding sequence ATGAACCGAGCAAAGGCAAGCCTTACATCACTCAGACTCCTTAGCCCGCTCCTCTCCATAGGGTCTCCCGCAACTCGGCCTCTTGCCAGTCAGGTGATTCACTTCTCTCGCTCTATTTCCGATCCATCTTTTTATATTTCCCACTTCCTCTGTACCCATCAAAAGCTGTTCTTCTCGTCGAAACCAAACACGGTCGTAGACCACGTACTGGCAAACGATTGGTCTGATGAGTTCGAACGCGAGTTAGAAAAATTGAATCAACCGCTGACCCACGAAACAGTTATTTacgttttaaagaaaaaactcgATAAAGACCCAGAAAAGGCCTCGGGTTTTTTCAACTGGGTCTGTGAGAAAACTGGGTTTAGACCCAGTTATTCGGTGTATAGCGTAATGCTTAGGATTTTGGTAAACAAACGGTCAATGAAGCAGTTTTGGATCACACTAAGGAAAATGAAAGAGCACGGGTTTTATGTCGATAAGGACACCTATTTGAGAATTTTGGGGCAGTTAAAGAAGGCGAAGATGCCTGGTGATGCCGCGGCTTTGAGCCATTTTTATAGTAGTATGCGTGTAGAGAATGCCAGGGAGAATTTTGTGAAGACGGTGGTTCATATTGTTTTGGAGTCAGAGTGGAGTGATGAAGTTGAACTTGAATTGGGGGAgctcaaaattttgttttgcgATAACTTTATGATACGTATATTGAAGGAACTTCGTAATTACCCTTCGAAagctttgaaattttttcattgGGCAGGCCAGTGTAACGGTTATGAACACAACACAATGTCTTATAATGCTATTGCTAGGGTTCTTGGTAGGGAAGATTCAATTGAGCTGTTTTGGAGTGTTGTTGAGGAGATGAAGAATGTGGGTCATGAGATGGATTTTAACACTTACATAAAGATCTCAAGGCAGTTTCAGAAAAACAAGATGATGGAGGATGCGGTGAAGCTCTACGAGTTTATGATGGATGGTCCATTTAAGCCCTTGGTTCAGGACTGCGGCATTCTTTTGAGAAGCATATCAGCTGGGGATAACCCGAATTTGGACTTGGTGTTTAGAGTTGCGAAGAATTATGAGTCAACTGGGCATACTCTCTCCAAAGCCGTTTACGATGGGATTCATAGGTCGTTGACAAAAGCAGGGAGGTTTGATGAGGCAGAAAATATTATGAAGGTTATGAGAAATGCAGGGTATCCACCTGATAACATTACATACAGCCAGGTGGTTTTTGGACTTTGTAAGGCAGGTAGGTTTGAAGAAGCTTGTAAGGTGCTTGATGAGATGGAAGCACAAGGATGCCTTCCCGATATTAAGACTCGGACCATTTTGATTCAAGGACTTTGTGCAGCCAATGAAGTTGAAAAGGCACTAATGTGTTTGGCAAAGATGATGGAGAGGAACTATGACGTCGATGCTGATCTGTTGGATGTCATATTAAATGGTTTCCTTACTCAGAAGAGAATAGATGGCGCATACAAATGGCTTGTGGGGATGGTGAATAAGTCACGTGTACGACCTTGGCAAgctacatataaaaatatgatcGAAAAGCTTTTTAGCGTAAAGAAACTTGAAGAAGCACTGAACCTGCTTCATTTGATGAAGAAGCAAAATTACCCACCTTTCCCAGAACCCTTTGTCCAATATATTTCAAAGTTTGGGACTGTGGAAAATGCCGTGGAATATTTGAAGGCATTGAGTGTGAAGGAATATCCATCCTCTTCTGCTTACCTTCATGTTTTCAAATCATTCTTCCAAGAAGGGAGACACTCTGATGCCAAGGATCTCCTTTTCAAGTGCCCTCATCATATTCGTATGCATGGTGAAATCACCGAACTTTTTGGTTCCACAGGGAACGACAATACGACTTCGGGACCCTTATACTATGAGGAGTGTGCCCAATCGTAA